The following proteins come from a genomic window of Thiothrix unzii:
- a CDS encoding PIN domain-containing protein: protein MKRYLLDTSALLTLRDDEEGANTVADILQQCQYGQAKVFACFMSQMEILYRVWKNEGEQAGRLAYEQCKSLPIEWVRESPELLEKAAELKATCRVSLADAWIAVSALLQGATLVHKDPEFETVQCQQLALPYKPLKIHEEHGDYRL from the coding sequence ATGAAACGTTACTTGCTGGATACTTCCGCACTTCTGACCTTGCGTGATGATGAAGAGGGGGCAAATACCGTCGCTGACATTCTTCAACAATGCCAATATGGGCAGGCGAAAGTGTTTGCCTGTTTCATGAGCCAGATGGAAATTCTCTATCGTGTTTGGAAGAATGAGGGGGAGCAGGCTGGGCGACTGGCGTATGAGCAGTGCAAATCTCTGCCTATCGAATGGGTTCGTGAGTCGCCGGAATTGCTGGAAAAGGCGGCGGAATTGAAAGCCACCTGTCGGGTTTCACTGGCAGATGCGTGGATTGCCGTCAGTGCGTTGCTGCAAGGCGCGACACTGGTGCATAAAGACCCTGAGTTTGAAACGGTGCAATGCCAACAACTGGCATTGCCGTACAAACCGTTAAAGATTCACGAAGAACATGGGGATTATCGCCTATAA
- a CDS encoding AbrB/MazE/SpoVT family DNA-binding domain-containing protein, translating into MRSTITSRGQTVIPAEVRRFFHLSAADRLEWVIENNTIRVIPVQENPIDAFRGSSKRKGSTAQLLADRAFDRERE; encoded by the coding sequence ATGCGCAGCACCATCACTTCCCGTGGTCAAACAGTCATCCCCGCCGAAGTCCGGCGTTTCTTCCACCTTTCCGCTGCGGATCGTCTGGAATGGGTGATTGAGAACAATACCATCCGTGTCATTCCGGTACAGGAAAATCCTATTGACGCTTTCCGGGGCAGCAGCAAGCGTAAAGGCTCTACCGCCCAATTGTTGGCAGATCGTGCTTTTGACCGGGAGCGCGAATGA
- a CDS encoding endonuclease domain-containing protein, with product MLEYHQHLRDPARDLRKNQTEAEKLLWSKLRRKQFCGVQFYRQKPIAGFIVDFYCAAANLVIELDGKHHSECNQLVYDRERTQQLEALELRVIRFSNQLVLNNLELVVAEIQTVLQSRSEEAQHQYLHHHVE from the coding sequence ATGCTTGAATACCATCAACATCTGCGTGATCCCGCCCGCGATCTACGCAAGAATCAAACCGAAGCTGAAAAGTTACTGTGGTCAAAACTGCGTCGCAAACAGTTTTGTGGTGTCCAGTTCTACCGCCAAAAACCCATCGCTGGTTTCATCGTCGATTTCTACTGTGCCGCTGCCAATCTCGTGATTGAACTGGACGGCAAGCATCACAGTGAATGTAACCAGCTTGTTTATGACCGGGAAAGAACCCAGCAACTCGAAGCACTTGAGTTGCGTGTCATTCGATTCAGTAATCAGCTTGTCCTGAATAACCTTGAACTTGTCGTTGCAGAAATACAAACCGTCTTACAAAGTCGTAGTGAAGAAGCCCAACATCAATACTTGCATCACCACGTCGAGTGA
- a CDS encoding SUMF1/EgtB/PvdO family nonheme iron enzyme, with product MTSPQVFLSYSRTNLDAAVALRSELEKAGFTVFRDEDSIRAGDNWMERLQSALQGCSAFVLLYGREGVRRWVGAEVQYALGRNLSPHDDALRLPIFPILLPEGDLHSLPPFLSLFQIQRWQPEQALPVTLIQAIRDKTELLDDSNTFEGCPYLGLSAFQPEHANLFFGRREETLDALKLLGTLRDDVRPDHIRVDGQYCRWLQIEGNSGSGKSSLVNAGMLPLIQQGILWARTGYEHWHILKPMMPGEKPLQQLAEVLEHSLLAEQHQRDIGKRYQSLLADDKALALRLRDFKQDGKAFLLVVDQFEELFTFSDPTEKLAFDRQLYAALQDKDCPLFVVSTVRIDFLEHFEQLPCLKELYRQRLCERYLLPTVTQRGLQEAIEQPARLAGLDVGAVTTVMLNDAKGEPGALPLVENALRVLWEQREGNRLSGELYLRKGGIAGLLEEQADDLLKRLDSDLPKGRADALELLLSLTRINDEGRHTRRRLPLGEARLAAGGKKADPVRGQKIIDYLSGRLEPDGSNRKANGSLRLLTVVGEERNPSPTDSVLSVDLIHETLIRAKGKDEASGKLVGYWKTLYDYIDKNRERGFYRDQLARQAKEWQGKSAWGRWFNLAGWGELRAYRKLRPERGSVDERFLRRSRRMAWVQGGALALLLGFVGESYLWTLNNALPPGYMLTQQQFRLASWGLLPEPLPEMVEIPLPEGEFQVGDNDANIAPWLEQQGVSKGQVNMGIPPVMATLTEAFALGKYEVTYAQYDYYVWSQQRADNPPAYPGNPPNENARGQRAVVNVSWDDAQGYLQWLSIKTGDAYSLPTEAEWEYAARAETIPSYSPYWWGEEVGQNNANCLGCGSQWDNKFVAPVGSFKPNSFGLYDTAGNVWEWTCSEWKTDFDGSESECAKPDAASNRRVSRGGSWLNDTVFSRPSARFWLIAVHRDSTVGLRVLRASRTP from the coding sequence ATGACAAGCCCCCAAGTTTTTCTCAGTTACAGCCGCACCAATCTGGACGCGGCGGTTGCTTTACGTTCCGAGCTGGAAAAAGCCGGGTTTACGGTATTCCGCGATGAAGATTCCATCCGCGCTGGTGATAACTGGATGGAACGCTTGCAATCTGCATTGCAAGGTTGTTCTGCCTTCGTGTTGCTGTACGGGCGCGAAGGGGTGCGGCGTTGGGTGGGGGCGGAGGTGCAATATGCTTTGGGGCGCAACCTTTCCCCGCACGATGATGCTTTGCGCTTGCCGATTTTCCCCATTTTGTTGCCGGAAGGCGATTTGCACAGTTTGCCGCCGTTTTTGAGTCTGTTTCAGATTCAACGCTGGCAACCTGAGCAAGCCTTGCCCGTTACGCTGATTCAGGCAATCCGCGATAAGACTGAACTGCTGGATGATAGCAATACTTTTGAGGGCTGCCCGTATTTGGGTTTGAGTGCGTTCCAGCCGGAACACGCCAACCTGTTTTTTGGGCGGCGCGAGGAAACGCTGGACGCGCTCAAACTGCTCGGCACATTGCGCGATGACGTGCGCCCCGACCATATCCGCGTCGATGGGCAATATTGCCGCTGGCTGCAAATCGAGGGCAATAGCGGTTCGGGTAAGTCTTCACTGGTGAATGCCGGGATGTTGCCGCTGATCCAGCAGGGTATCTTGTGGGCGCGGACGGGCTATGAACACTGGCATATCCTCAAGCCGATGATGCCGGGTGAAAAGCCGCTGCAACAATTGGCGGAAGTGTTGGAACATTCGCTATTAGCAGAGCAACACCAGCGCGACATCGGCAAGCGTTATCAAAGCTTGCTGGCGGATGACAAGGCACTGGCGTTGCGCCTGCGTGATTTCAAGCAAGACGGCAAAGCCTTCCTGCTGGTGGTTGACCAGTTTGAGGAACTGTTCACCTTTTCCGACCCGACCGAAAAACTCGCCTTTGATCGCCAGCTTTACGCCGCGCTGCAAGACAAGGATTGCCCGCTGTTTGTGGTTAGCACGGTGCGTATCGACTTTCTGGAGCATTTCGAGCAATTGCCGTGCCTGAAAGAGCTATATCGCCAGCGTTTGTGCGAGCGGTATTTGCTGCCCACTGTGACGCAACGCGGCTTGCAGGAGGCGATTGAGCAACCCGCACGGCTGGCAGGGCTGGATGTGGGTGCGGTGACAACGGTGATGCTCAACGATGCCAAAGGTGAACCGGGGGCGTTGCCGCTGGTGGAAAACGCCTTGCGGGTATTGTGGGAACAGCGCGAAGGCAACCGCCTCAGTGGTGAGTTGTACCTCCGCAAAGGCGGCATTGCCGGGTTGCTGGAAGAGCAGGCGGATGATTTATTGAAACGGCTCGACAGCGATTTGCCCAAAGGCAGAGCCGACGCATTGGAACTGCTGCTGTCACTGACCCGCATTAATGACGAAGGTCGCCACACCCGCCGTCGTTTGCCCTTGGGGGAAGCGCGATTGGCAGCGGGCGGCAAAAAAGCCGACCCGGTGCGCGGGCAAAAAATCATTGACTACCTGAGCGGCAGGCTGGAACCGGATGGCAGCAACCGCAAGGCGAATGGGAGTTTGCGGCTGCTGACCGTGGTGGGGGAAGAAAGAAACCCATCCCCAACCGATAGCGTACTGTCGGTTGATCTCATCCACGAAACCCTGATCCGCGCCAAAGGCAAGGATGAAGCCAGCGGCAAGCTGGTAGGCTACTGGAAAACCCTCTACGACTACATCGACAAGAACCGCGAACGCGGTTTCTACCGTGACCAACTCGCTCGGCAAGCCAAGGAATGGCAGGGCAAATCAGCGTGGGGGCGTTGGTTCAATCTGGCAGGCTGGGGCGAATTACGCGCCTACCGCAAGCTTCGCCCAGAGCGCGGCAGTGTCGATGAACGGTTTCTGCGCCGCAGCCGTCGCATGGCGTGGGTGCAAGGTGGTGCGCTGGCGTTGCTGCTGGGGTTTGTCGGCGAATCCTATTTGTGGACGCTGAACAACGCGCTGCCACCCGGTTATATGCTCACCCAACAGCAATTCCGGCTGGCAAGTTGGGGCTTGTTGCCTGAACCCTTGCCGGAGATGGTCGAGATTCCATTGCCGGAAGGTGAGTTTCAAGTGGGGGACAACGATGCGAACATTGCACCTTGGCTGGAACAACAAGGTGTTTCTAAAGGGCAAGTGAACATGGGGATTCCGCCTGTTATGGCGACGCTGACGGAGGCGTTTGCCTTGGGTAAATACGAAGTGACCTACGCACAGTACGATTATTACGTGTGGTCGCAACAGAGAGCAGATAACCCACCAGCCTATCCCGGTAATCCGCCCAACGAAAATGCACGCGGGCAACGGGCAGTGGTGAATGTATCGTGGGATGATGCTCAGGGTTATTTGCAATGGCTCAGCATCAAAACGGGTGATGCTTACAGTCTGCCAACGGAAGCAGAGTGGGAATATGCTGCCCGTGCCGAGACAATACCGTCCTATTCACCCTATTGGTGGGGTGAGGAAGTTGGGCAGAACAATGCCAATTGTTTGGGCTGTGGTAGCCAATGGGATAATAAATTTGTCGCACCTGTCGGCAGTTTCAAACCCAATTCATTCGGTCTGTATGACACCGCAGGCAATGTGTGGGAATGGACGTGTTCGGAATGGAAAACGGACTTTGATGGCAGCGAAAGCGAATGTGCGAAGCCTGATGCGGCTTCTAACCGTCGTGTGTCGCGGGGCGGTTCGTGGCTCAACGATACGGTGTTCTCGCGCCCGTCCGCCCGCTTCTGGCTCATCGCAGTCCACCGTGACAGCACTGTCGGTTTGCGTGTTTTGCGTGCATCCAGGACTCCTTGA
- the dnaQ gene encoding DNA polymerase III subunit epsilon, whose product MTRQIILDTETTGLDPKDGHRIIEVGCVEMINRRLTGNNFHHYLQPDRAIDAEAEAVHGISSAFLADKPRFENIVEDLLAYLRGAELIIHNAPFDIGFLNHELQLVDPAYQPMSAYCSVTDTLVMARQLFPGQRASLDALCKRYEINNAHRTLHGALLDAEILADVYLAMTGGQVSLLLGGEDDSNRDADGGAGIRRITADVSRLRVIAADDTELAAHAERVAAITKSAGKCLFAG is encoded by the coding sequence ATGACACGCCAAATTATTCTGGATACGGAAACCACCGGGCTTGACCCCAAAGACGGGCATCGCATTATTGAGGTCGGCTGTGTGGAAATGATTAACCGCCGCCTGACGGGGAATAATTTCCACCACTATTTACAGCCTGACCGTGCGATTGATGCGGAAGCGGAAGCAGTGCATGGAATCAGCAGCGCGTTTCTTGCCGACAAGCCGCGTTTTGAAAATATTGTGGAAGATTTGCTGGCGTATTTGCGTGGAGCAGAATTAATTATCCACAACGCGCCGTTTGACATTGGGTTTTTGAACCATGAGTTGCAACTGGTTGACCCTGCTTACCAACCGATGAGTGCGTATTGCAGCGTTACCGATACCTTGGTCATGGCGCGGCAATTATTCCCCGGTCAACGTGCCAGTTTGGATGCCTTGTGTAAACGCTACGAGATCAATAACGCCCACCGCACCTTGCACGGCGCGTTATTGGATGCGGAGATTTTAGCCGACGTTTACCTTGCAATGACCGGCGGGCAAGTGAGTTTATTGCTGGGTGGCGAAGACGATAGCAACCGCGATGCTGACGGTGGGGCTGGCATCCGTCGGATTACTGCGGATGTCAGCCGCTTGCGGGTAATTGCCGCAGATGACACGGAATTAGCCGCACATGCTGAGCGTGTTGCGGCGATTACTAAATCGGCGGGTAAGTGTTTGTTTGCGGGGTAA
- the rnhA gene encoding ribonuclease HI: MSNKVVEIFTDGACRGNPGPGGWGALLRYNGTERELYGYQAEATNNQMELMAAIQGLEALSRPCEVILTTDSQYVRQGITEWIAGWKRKNWKTAAGKPVKNQDLWQRLDQAAAPHQVDWRWVKGHSGHDENERVDQLANKAIDEKKA; encoded by the coding sequence ATGTCGAATAAAGTGGTGGAAATTTTTACCGATGGGGCGTGTCGCGGCAATCCGGGGCCGGGGGGCTGGGGGGCGTTGCTACGCTATAACGGCACGGAACGTGAACTCTACGGCTACCAAGCCGAAGCCACCAATAATCAGATGGAATTGATGGCTGCGATTCAGGGTTTGGAAGCTTTATCCCGCCCGTGCGAGGTGATTTTAACCACCGACTCGCAATACGTCAGACAAGGCATTACCGAATGGATCGCAGGCTGGAAGCGCAAAAACTGGAAAACGGCAGCGGGCAAGCCGGTAAAAAACCAAGATTTGTGGCAGCGTTTAGATCAAGCCGCCGCGCCGCATCAAGTGGATTGGCGTTGGGTCAAAGGCCATAGCGGACACGATGAGAACGAGCGGGTTGACCAACTCGCCAATAAAGCCATTGATGAGAAAAAAGCATGA
- a CDS encoding class I SAM-dependent methyltransferase — MNKEKPLNVTSPSLPSIAGALACRRWYATPVGAATLARLQTHLTRMTADVFGYYALETGVLAGQHSFLQDSRITNRFVLGSVAGEVVNCQAHPDYLPITPSDVDLVVASHSLDCSQQPYQVLREIERVLVPEGHCILVGFNPLSLRGIGQWRYAGRQQHLPCRMYSSRRVHDWLGVLGFEVLETVTAGFWPAFGGDRVFQHTRWLERLGDRFQPGVGSVYLIHAQKKVSNRTPLLPSRKVAPVLRPGIIVNPGAGRISDKRRDHVE, encoded by the coding sequence ATGAACAAGGAAAAACCGCTGAACGTTACCTCTCCATCACTACCTTCCATTGCGGGCGCGTTGGCGTGCCGTCGCTGGTATGCAACGCCCGTGGGTGCGGCAACCTTGGCGCGGCTGCAAACGCATTTGACCCGGATGACGGCGGATGTGTTTGGTTATTACGCTTTGGAAACCGGCGTATTGGCGGGGCAGCACAGTTTTTTGCAGGATTCACGGATTACCAACCGCTTTGTACTCGGCAGTGTTGCGGGTGAAGTGGTCAATTGCCAAGCGCACCCGGATTATTTGCCGATTACTCCCAGCGATGTGGATTTGGTGGTGGCGAGCCATAGCCTCGATTGTTCGCAGCAACCGTATCAGGTGTTGCGGGAAATTGAGCGGGTGTTAGTCCCTGAGGGGCATTGCATTTTGGTGGGGTTTAATCCCTTGAGTTTGCGCGGTATCGGGCAGTGGCGATATGCAGGGCGGCAACAGCATTTGCCGTGCCGGATGTACAGCTCGCGGCGGGTACACGATTGGCTGGGGGTGTTAGGTTTTGAAGTGTTGGAAACGGTAACGGCTGGCTTTTGGCCCGCATTCGGCGGAGATCGAGTGTTTCAGCACACCCGCTGGTTAGAACGTTTGGGTGATCGTTTTCAACCGGGCGTGGGCAGTGTTTACCTGATCCATGCGCAGAAAAAAGTGTCTAACCGCACCCCGTTATTGCCGTCGCGCAAAGTGGCTCCGGTTTTGAGACCGGGGATTATTGTGAATCCGGGAGCAGGGCGCATTTCAGACAAAAGGCGGGATCATGTCGAATAA
- a CDS encoding transglycosylase SLT domain-containing protein codes for MIKMSTYALVATSLVAVFSGSGCSGNVKKPTADTPKLQKASLDTRTASTTASVRKASYRSTASSDSPTQASLDQDFDTWERIFHGFKLPNHTNNAQVQRFVNQYGRNPRQLGMLSERASVFLHMIVHEVDRRNLPTELALLPFVESAFNPDVFSHAGAAGLWQFIPDTGKRYGLQQAKDYDARMDPFAATGAALNYLEKLNADFNGDWLLALAAYNCGEGRVQREIDRNRSKGLPTDFWSLSLPKETREYVPRLLAFKELTRNAKRYGIALADTPNEAKLAQLRIDKPVNLRQAAMQAGLDADSLTALNPYFRTGITTPRYSNRIILPREHAQRLTQVIAALPAASPRAGSSKAHQYNTLATTQTGKKAAKGTQYTRVKTKLRSAQLYKRKVNA; via the coding sequence ATGATAAAAATGAGCACTTACGCGCTTGTCGCGACCTCTCTGGTGGCTGTATTCAGCGGCTCCGGCTGCTCTGGTAATGTTAAAAAACCGACGGCTGATACTCCAAAGCTCCAAAAAGCATCCCTCGACACCCGCACCGCATCCACTACCGCATCAGTGCGCAAAGCCAGTTACCGCAGCACGGCCAGCAGCGATAGCCCAACGCAAGCCTCGTTAGACCAAGACTTTGATACTTGGGAACGCATTTTTCATGGTTTCAAACTCCCTAACCACACCAATAATGCCCAAGTACAACGTTTCGTCAATCAGTACGGACGTAACCCACGCCAATTAGGAATGCTATCGGAACGCGCCAGTGTGTTCCTGCACATGATCGTGCACGAAGTTGACCGGCGTAATCTGCCCACCGAATTAGCCTTATTACCTTTCGTGGAAAGTGCCTTTAACCCCGATGTGTTCTCGCACGCTGGCGCGGCAGGTTTGTGGCAGTTTATCCCCGACACCGGCAAACGCTACGGTTTACAACAGGCCAAAGATTACGATGCCCGGATGGATCCGTTTGCGGCAACCGGCGCGGCGTTGAATTATCTGGAAAAGCTCAATGCCGATTTCAACGGTGACTGGTTATTGGCACTGGCCGCCTACAATTGCGGCGAAGGCCGGGTGCAACGTGAAATCGACCGCAACCGCAGCAAAGGTTTACCCACCGATTTCTGGAGCTTGTCGTTACCCAAAGAAACCCGTGAATACGTGCCGCGTTTACTCGCGTTTAAAGAATTAACCCGCAATGCCAAACGCTACGGGATTGCCTTAGCTGACACCCCGAACGAGGCAAAACTGGCGCAATTACGCATCGACAAGCCTGTCAATTTACGCCAAGCGGCAATGCAAGCGGGGCTGGATGCTGATAGCTTAACCGCACTGAATCCGTACTTCCGCACAGGTATTACCACGCCACGTTATTCCAACCGGATTATTTTGCCGCGTGAACACGCCCAACGCCTAACCCAAGTGATTGCCGCTTTACCAGCAGCCTCACCTCGCGCGGGTAGCAGCAAAGCTCACCAATACAATACCTTAGCCACAACCCAAACTGGTAAAAAAGCTGCCAAAGGTACACAATACACCCGTGTAAAAACTAAGCTGCGTAGTGCGCAACTTTACAAACGCAAGGTTAATGCCTAA
- a CDS encoding FHA domain-containing protein, whose amino-acid sequence MPELVVVLEKQIIKRLTLNSTSVTLGRHAKNVIPLPDRTISQQHARITRVRDDCFLEDLNSTNGTYVNHQSIEQHYLEDGDIIGLGKYQIIFRSTQGIESQLQRLTIHPKLLDPHYPAWLKIVDGRKTGYVIPLTKERITLGNLQSGRYLIELTPHHGYVLQALDQNNTASAPPQPLKPGEEFKIGDVTIQFCLKSPDANIHT is encoded by the coding sequence ATGCCCGAACTGGTTGTGGTACTGGAAAAGCAAATCATCAAGCGGCTGACACTCAATAGCACCAGTGTCACCTTGGGTCGTCACGCCAAAAATGTAATCCCTTTACCGGATCGCACCATCAGCCAGCAGCACGCACGAATTACACGGGTGCGTGATGATTGTTTTTTGGAAGACCTCAACAGCACCAACGGTACTTACGTCAACCACCAAAGCATTGAGCAGCACTATCTGGAAGATGGCGATATTATCGGCTTGGGTAAATACCAAATTATTTTTCGCAGCACCCAAGGCATTGAATCGCAATTGCAACGCCTGACGATTCACCCCAAACTGCTAGACCCGCACTACCCTGCTTGGCTAAAAATCGTCGACGGACGCAAAACCGGCTACGTGATTCCGCTCACCAAAGAGCGTATTACCTTGGGCAATCTGCAAAGTGGACGTTATTTAATCGAGTTAACCCCACATCACGGCTATGTGCTGCAAGCGTTGGATCAAAATAATACCGCCAGCGCACCACCGCAACCGCTTAAACCGGGCGAAGAGTTTAAAATTGGCGACGTTACCATTCAATTTTGCTTAAAATCACCGGATGCCAACATCCACACCTGA
- a CDS encoding 5-formyltetrahydrofolate cyclo-ligase, translated as MPTSTPEHIQRRLLRRQRAALTPQVQQQCAASMARHLRQQSVFRNARHIALYLPVRGEADPRGIRRHALPRQQFYLPVLSPFRHDKRLWFIRWNAQTRFRLNRFRIPEPLPHYRQQRAARWLDLVVTPLVAFDRSGTRMGMGGGFYDRTFAFKRRATLHTSRPPLIGIAYDFQAIDKLVRQPWDIPLNGLVSETQFFHF; from the coding sequence ATGCCAACATCCACACCTGAACACATTCAGCGACGTTTATTGCGTCGCCAACGCGCCGCACTCACCCCGCAAGTGCAGCAGCAATGCGCCGCCTCAATGGCACGGCACCTCCGCCAACAATCGGTATTTCGTAATGCCCGTCACATTGCGTTGTATTTACCAGTACGCGGTGAAGCGGATCCGCGCGGCATACGTCGCCATGCCTTGCCCCGGCAACAATTTTACCTGCCGGTGCTATCACCGTTTCGGCACGATAAACGTTTGTGGTTTATTCGCTGGAATGCCCAGACGCGCTTTCGGTTAAATCGTTTCCGTATTCCTGAGCCGCTACCGCATTACCGTCAACAACGGGCGGCGCGATGGCTGGATTTGGTCGTTACCCCCTTGGTGGCTTTTGACCGTTCGGGAACCCGTATGGGAATGGGTGGAGGCTTTTATGATCGTACCTTTGCGTTTAAGCGCAGAGCCACGTTACACACCTCCCGCCCCCCCTTGATTGGGATTGCTTATGACTTCCAAGCGATTGATAAATTAGTACGTCAGCCGTGGGATATTCCATTAAATGGACTCGTTTCAGAGACGCAATTTTTTCATTTTTAG
- a CDS encoding 23S rRNA (adenine(2030)-N(6))-methyltransferase RlmJ, which yields MLSYRHAFHAGNHADVIKHLVLVLTLDYYKSKDKPFFYLDTHAGSGSYKLSASTAQRTREYESGILPVWQAANNAPAELQSYLHAIRQLNGNAQTLQHYPGSPWLAAQLLRPADQLRLFELHPSDYQALKQGFGADKRTQIRKEDGLAGLIGLLPPVTRRAVTLIDPSYELKEDYANVVSALAKAHKRFATGTYLLWYPVITRQRVRQMARALQQAAIPDVIQIELCTSADNEQLGMTGSGLFVVNPPWQLTRQMQNALPWLAQRMADSSGHFGVQRITPEQ from the coding sequence TTGTTAAGTTACCGCCATGCTTTTCACGCGGGTAATCACGCTGATGTCATCAAACATCTGGTGCTGGTACTGACGCTGGACTATTACAAATCCAAAGATAAACCCTTTTTCTACTTAGATACTCACGCAGGTAGTGGCTCATACAAACTGTCGGCATCAACAGCACAACGGACACGCGAATACGAGAGCGGTATTTTACCTGTGTGGCAAGCTGCTAATAACGCACCTGCTGAATTACAGTCATACCTTCATGCGATTCGCCAGCTCAATGGTAATGCACAAACGCTCCAACATTACCCCGGCTCACCTTGGTTAGCCGCACAACTATTGCGCCCTGCGGATCAATTACGCTTGTTTGAATTGCATCCCAGCGACTATCAGGCACTTAAGCAAGGTTTTGGCGCGGATAAACGTACCCAAATTCGTAAAGAAGACGGCCTTGCAGGATTAATCGGGTTATTACCACCCGTCACCCGCCGTGCGGTGACGCTGATTGATCCGTCTTATGAATTAAAAGAAGATTACGCCAACGTTGTCAGTGCGCTTGCCAAGGCTCATAAACGCTTTGCAACCGGCACGTATTTATTGTGGTATCCGGTCATTACACGCCAGCGGGTCAGGCAAATGGCACGCGCGTTACAGCAGGCGGCGATTCCTGACGTTATACAAATCGAGTTGTGTACCAGTGCAGATAATGAGCAACTCGGTATGACGGGCAGCGGTTTGTTTGTGGTGAATCCACCTTGGCAATTGACTCGTCAAATGCAGAACGCATTACCTTGGTTAGCGCAACGTATGGCTGACAGTAGCGGACATTTTGGTGTACAACGCATTACACCAGAACAATGA
- a CDS encoding EVE domain-containing protein produces the protein MKSEPDAFSIDDLARVNIEPWDGVRNYQARNMLRDQMQVGDQVFFYHSNCDVPGIVGIAEIAKAGYPDDTACNPDAKYYDPKSTSENPRWYRVDVKFVRKLKRTISLNELKVHPALTEMPLVRKGNRLSVTPVASQHWHDILGLE, from the coding sequence ATGAAATCAGAACCTGATGCCTTCAGCATTGATGATTTAGCCCGCGTCAATATTGAGCCGTGGGACGGGGTGCGCAATTACCAAGCCCGCAATATGCTGCGTGATCAGATGCAAGTCGGCGATCAGGTATTCTTTTACCACTCGAATTGTGATGTGCCCGGTATCGTAGGCATTGCTGAAATCGCTAAGGCTGGCTACCCCGATGACACCGCTTGTAACCCTGATGCAAAATACTACGACCCCAAAAGCACCAGTGAAAACCCGCGCTGGTATCGTGTCGATGTCAAATTTGTACGCAAACTAAAACGCACCATCAGCCTGAACGAACTCAAAGTTCATCCCGCCTTGACGGAGATGCCTTTGGTGCGCAAAGGCAATCGCCTGTCGGTCACGCCAGTTGCCTCACAACACTGGCATGACATTCTGGGATTAGAGTAA